One Helianthus annuus cultivar XRQ/B chromosome 12, HanXRQr2.0-SUNRISE, whole genome shotgun sequence genomic region harbors:
- the LOC110893473 gene encoding uncharacterized protein LOC110893473 translates to MDVRSNSGDTAAGVMHDRGKPPELPKDFSNKSLNLDGADYLNEPVVEEMSTPGTTPIRGIGLRVTNIEGNPLLPRRGMYSTTNTSILDSLMSISKPVDNMFAAGESSSMANKGDTAGKGVESMQGSGSNQNGGVKGANMMSYADSVLASKSRKVNFRNLASPAMHEGCDVVLPRESVRAVQHKLANTLYGYFLGDRVAFPVVEYFVRNNWKKFGLQKTMMNANGFFFFQFSNETGMLDALKGGPWIIRSQPLFLCEWSPTVKLEKKEVKKVQVWVKIHDIPIAAYIEDGLSMIATTIGEPKLLDSYTTSMCMDMWGRSSYARALIEVSADNELREEITLAIPELEGEGFVNETMYVEYEWFPCRCSKCCVFGHSIETCPQTPKKPANVKKPANVKRGEQNDKGQVHENRYAKKYPVVDEDGYQGVPTRKVARKQGFQVNKQKQKFEYRPVTAKPNGEVKKDASLSATDVRSSNPFDVLNEVEDVAGTSGTKPGVNNDESDEDEVIENDFDMDGFLKEGTLKNKSKGASTPSPIVNDESHVDVGNLGKVCKSVFRSWEWTSNGGCCDKGTRIIIGWNPAVFDVMILSQSPQVMHLQLVFKLDKRMIFCSFICAANYYVARKELWHNLSVHKALVNDKPWCIMGDFNSALNIEDNSMGTSSVSIGMRDFQECVDNIEVVDINRMGIHFTWTQKPKNGVGLLKKLDRVMGNTAFIADFPNSVAMFKPYRLSDHCPCILSFPDAGMLKPRSFKFANFLVFKPEFSDIVKDKWETSVNGVHQFRVLLIDRDPTNADLRVSETSISRQLQEASLDEERFLKQKSKVDWLSAGDMNSAFFHSSLKVKNHVSRIEVIKDSAGNLFEGENVCQPFVQHYEKFFGSQGDISLTPTPDLFSKVLDPQVATHMIRQVTAEEVKKAIFSIGIDKAPGPDGYTAAFFKSAWPIVGNDITCAIVDFFETGNLLRELNHTNIVLIPKIPTPSAVIDYRPIACCNVLYKCISKIVADRIKGALNDIVSINQSAFVPG, encoded by the exons ATGGATGTTCGTTCTAACTCAGGTGACACTGCCGCTGGTGTCATGCATGATCGGGGTAAGCCGCCTGAATTGCCTAAGGATTTTTCCAATAAATCGTTGAACTTAGATGGAGCTGATTACTTGAATGAGCCTGTGGTTGAGGAGATGTCTACACCTGGTACAACACCAATTCGTGGGATCGGTTTACGTGTAACTAATATTGAAGGTAACCCGCTGCTTCCGAGAAGAGGTATGTATTCTACGACGAATACTTCGATTTTGGACAGTTTAATGAGTATTTCAAAACCTGTGGACAACATGTTCGCTGCTGGAGAGTCGTCGTCGATGGCTAATAAGGGTGATACGGCTGGTAAGGGGGTAGAGTCTATGCAGGGTTCGGGTTCTAATCAGAATGGTGGGGTAAAGGGTGCGAACATGATGTCATATGCTGATTCGGTTTTGGCGTCCAAGTCAAGGAAAGTTAACTTTAGAAATCTAGCCAGCCCAGCTATGCATGAGGGATGTGACGTTGTTCTTCCTCGGGAATCTGTTCGTGCAGTGCAGCATAAGTTAGCTAACACTTTATATGGATATTTCTTGGGAGACCGAGTGGCGTTCCCGGTTGTGGAGTATTTTGTTCGTAATAACTGGAAGAAATTTGGGTTACAAAAAACCATGATGAATGCGAATGGCTTTTTCTTTTTCCAGTTCTCCAACGAAACTGGTATGCTGGATGCGTTGAAAGGAGGCCCGTGGATCATCCGGTCTCAAccgttgtttctttgtgaatggAGTCCGACTGTTAAGTTGGAGAAAAAGGAGGTTAAGAAGGTTCAGGTATGGGTTAAAATTCATGACATTCCAATTGCGGCGTATATAGAAGATGGGCTGAGTATGATTGCCACAACAATTGGTGAACCGAAACTTCTGGATTCGTATACTACTTCCATGTGTATGGACATGTGGGGCCGAAGTAGTTATGCTAGAGCTTTAATCGAGGTGTCTGCTGATAATGAGTTACGTGAGGAAATCACTTTGGCCATTCCTGAACTTGAGGGGGAGGGTTTTGTCAACGAAACTATGTATGTTGAATATGAATGGTTCCCGTGTAGGTGTTCTAAATGTTGTGTTTTTGGCCACTCGATTGAAACTTGTCCTCAAACCCCTAAAAAACCTGCTAATGTTAAGAAGCCAGCTAATGTTAAGAGGGGGGAGCAGAATGATAAGGGTCAAGTGCATGAGAATCGTTATGCTAAGAAGTATCCGGTTGTTGATGAAGATGGGTATCAAGGGGTTCCGACTAGGAAAGTGGCTCGCAAACAGGGATTCCAAGTTAATAAGCAAAAACAGAAATTCGAATATAGGCCGGTGACTGCAAAACCGAATGGGGAGGTGAAAAAGGATGCTTCATTGAGTGCTACGGATGTAAGGTCGAGTAATCCTTTTGATGTTCTTAACGAAGTGGAAGATGTTGCAGGAACTAGTGGCACAAAGCCAGGGGTAAACAATGATGAGTCCGATGAAGATGAGGTGATTGAGAATGATTTTGATATGGACGGGTTTTTAAAGGAGGGTACtcttaaaaataaaagtaaaggggcaagcactccttctccGATAGTTAATGATG AATCTCATGTGGATGTTGGTAATTTGGGTAAGGTGTGCAAGTCAGTTTTTCGTTCATGGGAGTGGACTTCTAACGGTGGTTGTTGTGACAAAGGCACGAGAATTATTATTGGATGGAACCCGGCTGTTTTTGATGTCATGATTTTGTCTCAATCTCCTCAGGTTATGCATCTTCAGCTTGTGTTTAAATTGGATAAAAGAAtgattttttgttcttttatCTGTGCTGCTAATTATTATGTTGCCCGTAAAGAGCTGTGGCATAATCTCTCAGTGCATAAAGCCCTTGTTAATGATAAACCTTGGTGCATTATGGGTGATTTTAACTCGGCTCTCAACATTGAAGATAATTCTATGGGAACGTCATCAGTTTCGATAGGTATGAGAGATTTTCAGGAATGTGTTGATAATATTGAGGTTGTAGATATCAACCGTATGGGGATCCATTTTACATGGACTCAAAAACCAAAGAATGGGGTAGGGTTATTAAAGAAGCTTGATCGAGTGATGGGTAATACAGCGTTTATAGCGGATTTCCCTAATTCAGTTGCCATGTTCAAGCCGTATAGGTTATCGGATCACTGCCCGTGCATTCTATCCTTCCCGGATGCTGGTATGTTGAAGCCTAGGTCGTTCAAGTTTGCTAATTTCCTGGTTTTTAAACCTGAGTTTTCAGATATTGTTAAAGATAAATGGGAGACGTCTGTGAATGGTGTTCATCAATTTAGGGTG CTTCTTATTGATCGGGATCCAACGAATGCGGATTTACGAGTTTCTGAGACTTCAATCAGTCGTCAGCTTCAAGAGGCTTCGTTAGATGAGGAACGATTTCTCAAACAAAAGTCAAAAGTTGATTGGTTGAGTGCGGGGGATATGAACTCGGCATTTTTTCATTCATCGCTGAAGGTTAAAAATCATGTTAGTCGGATTGAGGTGATCAAAGATTCGGCTGGCAATCTGTTTGAAGGAGAAAATGTTTGTCAACCGTTTGTTCAGCATTATGAGAAATTTTTTGGATCTCAAGGAGATATTTCTCTTACTCCGACTCCGGATTTATTTTCCAAAGTCCTTGATCCTCAGGTGGCTACTCATATGATTCGACAAGTTACGGCGGAAGAGGTGAAAAAGGCCATTTTTTCTATTGGTATCGATAAAGCGCCTGGTCCTGATGGGTATACAGCAGCGTTTTTTAAAAGTGCCTGGCCTATCGTTGGTAATGATATTACTTGTGCTATTGTTGATTTTTTTGAAACAGGAAACCTTCTTCGGGAATTGAATCACACGAATATTGTACTCATTCCGAAAATTCCTACTCCGTCAGCTGTTATTGACTACCGTCCAATTGCGTGCTGTAATGTGTTATACAAATGTATCAGTAAAATTGTGGCAGACAGAATAAAAGGTGCTCTAAATGACATCGTAAGCATTAATCAATCAGCGTTTGTTCCAGGATGA